In the genome of Pempheris klunzingeri isolate RE-2024b chromosome 11, fPemKlu1.hap1, whole genome shotgun sequence, one region contains:
- the LOC139209672 gene encoding LOW QUALITY PROTEIN: interleukin-17 receptor C (The sequence of the model RefSeq protein was modified relative to this genomic sequence to represent the inferred CDS: substituted 1 base at 1 genomic stop codon), giving the protein MALRRLWVPRFSLLLLSLLRFRLLTTLEVVDQDAPAVICSEGLTGCHVSSASPYTAALPDPDNTVNVINVQLKAILCCSAKRDCEPCLQIIITIQVVDKEKQVSEESGDSNDQEEFLSMTQMAEGSTQISLPEQRALVKVCHSSPGFSEFCKTVEFKPSYSGLDQASPPPTHELLLTEKAMFGIPVVVHVYPHSNGAHNVQNITMPSLEEGEIKCCNVGKDAVSCXLLLSLNIHSSLCLSACSVDIEGTVRECDGPSLRAVGDPKRKVVVLQLENSDGRQGELMYQMVWNEMPGEVLAWPNGMREMVISSNIAAPCLCFRVWWKGEELRRESCPFKNQQDALERMQHSVSVSVVKSRVREGGTGLSWNVTAPCRLEADVWLCEKDVAGGQCEEVTGSRQALHNHVDAGWRATRYGHWKTGDFNVSSHPLLCVQINIHGMKSHLEPQCPFATSRWRWSLPLFIGFLLVCLAILGAYFIRGVLKGYMWRWLKEDDVKGAVGGGHVVLLYPPDDHQALPELMSHLGSSLQVLGFTVSLDLWSRAELSVLGPIPWLHSRLNRLQRQGGKVVLVLTQAAWIKAEEWGALRERNRDVEEEEEGRSHAASSPCMDVFTASLSCILADYLQGRAGERFMLVQFESLPPEPPGGFRPLPELFRGLHVYSLPSQSLGFLTELAGARQMATASARRKRAGGLRMASRALARGLSGFTAGTTVLRLAVSQSCAGLGAEDSGETVPLQPCLITPPSSPDTSPKVSEMEWV; this is encoded by the exons ATGGCTCTCAGGCGCCTTTGGGTGCCACGTttttccctgctgctgctgtcactgctgcgCTTCCGCCTGCTCACGACGCTGGAGGTGGTTGATCAAGACGCGCCTGCGGTCATCTGTAGCGAG GGTCTGACTGGCTGCCACGTGAGCTCAG CCTCTCCGTACACTGCTGCCCTGCCTGATCCAGACAATACGGTGAATGTCATAAATGTGCAGCTTAAGGCGATTCTGTGCTGTTCAGCCAAACGTGACTGTGAACCTTGCCTGCAAATCATCATCACAATCCAAG TGGTAGATAAGGAAAAGCAGGTTTCCGAGGAATCTGGTGACAGCAACGATCAAGAGGAGTTCCTTAGCATGACTCAAATGGCAGAGGGAAGTACTCAGATATCGCTTCCCGAGCAAAGAG CTTTGGTCAAAGTGTGTCACAGCTCCCCAGGCTTCAGTGAATTTTGCAAGACAGTCGAGTTTAAACCAAGCTATTCTGGTTTAGACCAAGCCTCTCCGCCGCCCACTCATGAG CTGCTGTTGACAGAGAAAGCGATGTTTGGCATTCCTGTTGTGGTCCACGTCTACCCACATTCAAACGGAGCACACAACGTTCAAAATATCACCATGCCTTCCTTAGAAGAAGGTGAGATTAAGTGCTGTAATGTAGGCAAAGACGCAGTGAGTTGCTGACTGCTATTGTCACTGAACAtccactcctccctctgtctttcagcTTGCTCAGTTGACATAGAGGGAACTGTAAGGGAATGCGATG GTCCCAGCCTCCGAGCTGTGGGGGATCCTAAGAGAAAAGTGGTCGTCCTCCAGCTGGAAAACTCTGATGGCAGACAAGGCGAGCTCATGTACCAGATGGTTTGGAATGAAATGCCGGGAGAAGTTCTTGCATGG cCCAATGGAATGAGAGAAATGGTCATTTCGTCAAACATCGCAGCACCATGCCTGTGCTTTCGG GTGTGGTGGAAGGGAGAGGAGCTCCGAAGAGAAAGCTGCCCTTTCAAAAACCAACAAG atGCGTTGGAAAGAATGCAGCACagcgtgtctgtgtctgtggtgaAGTCTCGGGTGAGGGAGGGCGGCACAGGGCTGAGCTGGAATGTGACTGCCCCCTGCAGACTGGAGGCAGATGTGTGGCTGTGCGAGAAAGACGTAGCAGGAGGCCAGTGTGAAGAGGTGACGGGCTCCAGACAGGCTCTGCACAACCATGTAGACGCTGGGTGGAGAGCAACACGCTATGGACACTGG AAAACAGGAGACTTCAATGTGTCCTCACATCCTCTGCTTTGCGTTCAG ATAAACATACATGGGATGAAGTCGCACTTAGAGCCCCAGTGTCCATTTGCAA caTCTCGATGGAGATGGAGCCTGCCTCTCTTCATTGGATTCCTTCTTGTTTGTTTGGCCATACTAGGAGCCTATTTCATACGGGGGGTGCTAAAAG GCTACATGTGGAGATGGTTGAAAGAAGATGATGTTAAAG GTGCTGTGGGTGGTGGTCATGTGGTGTTGCTTTACCCACCGGATGACCACCAGGCTTTGCCAGAGCTGATGAGCCACCTTGGCTCGTCCCTCCAAGTCCTGGGCTTCACCGTGTCTCTAGACCTGTGGAGTCGGGCCGAGCTCAGCGTACTGGGCCCCATTCCATGGCTCCACTCAAGACTGAACCGACTACAGAGGCAGGGGGGCAAAGTGGTGCTGGTCCTAACCCAGGCCGCCTGGATAAAGGCTGAAGAATGGGGAGCTCTCAGGGAGAGGAACAGagatgtggaggaagaggaggaaggaaggagccACGCCGCCTCCTCTCCCTGTATGGATGTTTTTACTGCTTCATTGAGCTGTATTCTAGCAGACTACTTACAGGGCCGTGCTGGTGAGCGGTTCATGCTGGTGCAGTTTGAATCACTTCCACCCGAACCTCCGGGTGGTTTCCGGCCGCTGCCAGAACTCTTCCGCGGCCTTCATGTCTACAGCCTCCCCTCCCAGAGCCTGGGCTTTCTGACTGAACTGGCCGGGGCTCGGCAAATGGCTACCGCATCAGCCAGACGGAAAAGAGCAGGGGGGCTCAGGATGGCGTCCCGAGCTCTGGCCAGGGGGCTGTCAGGGTTCACAGCAGGTACTACTGTGTTACGGCTCGCTGTGTCCCAGAGTTGCGCTGGGCTAGGAGCTGAAGACTCTGGGGAAACGGTGCCCTTGCAGCCATGTCTTATTACACCTCCCTCCAGTCCTGACACAAGCCCCAAGGTCAGTGAAATGGAGTGGGTctga